TAATTGATGGACTATTATGAAAAACGCTTCTGAAACCAATGATTACAGCAACCTCGATCACTTCGTCCCACACCCTTCAAACGACATATTAGTGCCAATCGCTGACCGTAAAAGTGGCGAAAATAAAAAGACGGAGGCCTGGGATCAAGATTCTAGTGATTGCGAAAAATTGGCAACTAAATATGAGCAGGCAACCGACGCAGTCGTCAAAGAGGAAGTCGCCGCCAAATTAGGTCAGTATTTAACAGAATGGGAAGCAGCTTATAAACCCTCGAATGACGCCGTTAAAAACTCCTACCTGCCGCTAGATCAAAAAATCTTCGTCAAAATGTTTAATGCAGCAACAGTTACCTGGAAGGGCTTAACCACGGAAGAACAGCAGTCGGCCATCGAGCTGGCTGACCGAACTGCTAGATTAGACCAAAACTGGTGGCTGCCACTGGAAAATTTAACCGAAGGTCTGCAGAATAATCGTTATTGTCATTCCTTGAACCTACGCGCCAGCGCCGCCGCGGTTTTAGAGCTGGGAGGTATTGCGAAAGGCACTAAACTAGCGTTTGACACCGATCGTGACTTAAGTGAATATTTAGCGACTAGCGTCGACGATACTGGAGCAACAATCGATTTTCGGGAGCGTCAATCCTTGCATTATCAGGTATTTGGTCTGCAACCGCTATTTGAAGCTGCCGAAACTCTGGAGCAACTTGGCTTTCCAAGGACAACCGAGGACAGACAGCATTTGGCCGACGCCGTTAGATTCCTGGAATCTTATATCAAAGGTGATCAAGTCAACATCGAGTTTAAAGGCACTCTTAACCCTCGGGACATCGCCCGAAATAAAGACACGGCCCTGAAGCCTTATCAAATCCAAAATCAGCCGAATAATGAACTTAAGCATCTCTTAGAAATCTCCGCGCGCATCTTGCCAAACGAAGCCTGGATTCCTAATTCTCTAGCAGTCGTGACAACAAAATACGAAGCCTAGCACTCACTCAATAACTCCGGCTGACGAACCCAGCCATTGTTCCTTCGATCCCGTTGACAACTTTTAATACGTGTTAAAATCTGTCAACTGACAAAATGGCTCTCAAGGTGCATAATCCTAGCAACAAATTGACATAATAAAAGGAGAGCAAAATGGATAATAGTGACATTGTGCTGGTACTACCAGTTAGACCTGAAGATCCTGAGAGCCTGGAAAGCTTGCTATCTAAAGTTAGAAAAGACGACCGTTGGTGGGCTTTCGCCGCATTGATTTGGTCTGTAGGAATCCGACACCGTAGCCGAGAAACAAATAACCTAGTTTTAGCGAACCGGGTAGATCCCGAAAGAGCGGTACACGTAGTGACTGTTGGGCAGTTGCAAGAGGCCACTATGACAGGGATTACGCTATTCAAGCAAAACTACCCCTATAGCTGGACCATTATAAAAAAGGACATCACGGATTTAATTGTTAAGGCTGTCAAAAATCTGGTTGACAGCGATAGCAGGTTAAATAGCGAACAAAGATCTGCAATTTGTTCGGAATTACGAGCTGCGGTCAATGGAAAACTAAGTATGGCAACGGCTGATTAGTAGGCAGATTTACGACTTTGCAAAGGAGAAAAGAGATGGGCAGGCAAATACCGGTAAAGTTTAGAATCTCGCAAGCCAGTCTATGCGGTCTTAATCAGAGTAACACTGGTTTACCGTATCTACTCTATAATGAGGCGTTACGCCAGCTAAAAATGGCTTTCGGGCTGTCGAACAACGCCCCGCCGCATGTACTGACAATCGAGGAATTTACCACAAAGTTAGACGCTTGGGCTTCTAGCCTTGCTGAACCCTGTCAATATAACTTTGATGAGTATAAGCAGCAGTTGTTAGATTTGCTATTAATATTCATTAGTAATCTGCAACCAAGACTAAGTAACAAAAACCTAGAGTTCGTTGTAAAGAAATGCTTTAACGCATTAAAAATACCTTACGTAGATCTGAAGAGCTAACTAATAAGTCCGTACAAACCCGCTTCGAATACCAATTCGCGGCGGGTATTATTTTTCAATTCATATCAATCAATCGGCAACGTAGGGGCGGGATTTATCCCGCCCTCGGACCGATCTGTTGAGGGTCGCATGAATGCGACCCCTACGTTTATTTGGTTTTTATATATAATTTACGACGTTGTACAATTAGATTTAAGGAGTAAAGAATTCAATAGAGGATATTGGATACCCCGTGCAAATACCGTCCTTAAAGCTTTAAGATGATTTCTCATATTTAAAATAGGCGAGACCCATTCAAAATATTCACGACCGGCCCAAACGACGTTTACAGGATTTACGACATGCTATTAGAAATTTGTAGACACAAATCCCAGGGTAGGCAGTAACTAATAAAGTCTAAAGTGGCGTAACTTAAATATAAAATTTATTTAATCAAACAATAATATTAATAAGCATTCTTGTAAAATCAACGGCGACAGCTACCCTAGGGAAGAGATATGAGTAACGTCGTAAAATGTATGTTTAACGACATTATATCAATTTTAAGCTGGTTGGAAGGCTTGGGAACTTTAATGGGGTATGTAATTAGCTTTGGAAATAAATCTATAAATAATTACCGCTCAATTCCAAATTAATAACTAGTAAGATTTTTAAATAAAAATGATTAAAAGGTACTCTTTCCACTTAATGCTGTTCTGATGTGGGCCGGCTTGCCCTGAGCCCGTCGAAGGGTCGAACCAGACAAACTATGACAGGCCCCTCCGCCCTGTCCTGAGCTTGTCGAAGGATTATCCACATATGACCCTAAATCTATAGCTCTCAGGATGGCTTAACCACGCCAAGTTCGATACATCGTTTTCATTGCTATAGCAACATAATTTATATTTGATATAGATTTACTTGTACCTACAGCATTACGGACTTGGTCTTAGCCAGTCGAAGGGTTAGCACTCTCGCTATAGGTCTGCTAACCTACTCTACTAAACTATAGGGTACAGATTGTACCCTTTTGGCTGTAACCACTGGTATTTTCAAGTCAACTCCCCCACTCTCGTAGCTGGTAATTTGACAAGGGTTTGACCGCTCGCTTCACTAATAGTAGTGACTACAGCTTTAGTCTCGTTGTTAATATGAGTGGCGGTGGCAATAAGCTGTTCGTGTTCATCGAAGCTAAAGGTAACGTTATCAACATAGGCGGGAGTCCGGGGAGCCAATACTCGAGCATTAAGCGCCTGCTGTAGTGTATCATGTCCAATTGCTCCTAATTCTCCGGTAGAACAAGAGTTAAGAATATAGGTAAAACGAGGCTCAAAAAAACGCTTCGCCCCAGCCGCCGAAATAACGTCACCTCTAAAATTAGTGGAACTGGCCACTTGAGCGCGAGTTAAGGTGCGCTGCCTATCCCCCACTTCCCCACCTCTTAAGATCTCGTTAACATTCCCATGCCCGGAATCAAAAAGTACAGAAATTCTATGACCCTGTTGATCTTTTTCGATGGCTTCATCGTAATAACGATGTTTTAAGAGAATCAAACCTTTATTGAATTCTGAAGTACTAGCCCCCTCAAAAGCCCGTATTAAATACTGAGGATGGCCTTCGTTATGAAGTTTCTGTAGCTGCCTAAACATCGAGTCATGAAGTAATGCCTGTTGGTAAAACGCCCCGTTCCAATCGCACCCCTCACCTTTCGGGTTAAATACAGCAATATAAGGCAAATTGGCATCCATGTTATCATACTGATCTGTTAATAAAGTTTGGGGGTAACGGGCAAAATTAGCGATGCCAAATGGTGGGCCACTTAACGCCCAAGTAGCCCCAGGGCGAGCTTCTTCTAATTTTTCAATGGCTAGTAAATTTCTGTTGACGGCCTCTGCAAAATCGGGCTTATATTTCTCGCCTTTCTGATCCACCCCGGTGGCGGCCGAATATTGCCAAGCCAATACCAGCGCACGACCATCAAGTGGCACATCTCTAAAAATTTCTAAATCCTCAAAACTAGCAGTAAAGCCAGTAACTAAGGCTCCCGCTAAATCTAAACTAATGTTGGTTTGAGCGCTAGCTATTTTCGTTACTAATCGAGCCACTTTACTGAAGTAATCTTGGTATTCCGCTCCCAACGAGTTTAAGTTAGTCGTTAATCGGTTATAAGCTGCCGGCGTAGTAACTTTATCAATGTGACTAATGGTTTGACGCTCCGCGGTATCTGTTAATAAAGTAAACAAATTATCCTCTTCTGCCTCTATAGCCATTTTATACAGTGTAAAAGCAGCCGCAACCCGACGGTTAGTTATATACGATGCCGCTATTGCTTCGTTAACGGGCGAGTTATTATAAAAAGTGTCAACATATGCTACAACAGCCTCTGGAATATTTAGGGGCGAATTTCTTGTAGCTGCAGCCCGAGCGGCTATTTCCAGTAAACAGTCAGGTAACACTTGTAGGTAATTATTATAGGAAGTAGGGTCGTCATTATCTGATTTTGGTACCCGAGTGGCTAACTCCTCTAAAGTAAAGAATAAATAACTATCATAGGCCGCCTCGGAGGTACGCGTAGACCCTAAAACACTGGTTAAAATTTCGGTAGCAATACTGCCACTTTGTTCCTGCTTAGCGACTTGCCA
This portion of the candidate division WWE3 bacterium genome encodes:
- a CDS encoding alginate lyase family protein, yielding MKNASETNDYSNLDHFVPHPSNDILVPIADRKSGENKKTEAWDQDSSDCEKLATKYEQATDAVVKEEVAAKLGQYLTEWEAAYKPSNDAVKNSYLPLDQKIFVKMFNAATVTWKGLTTEEQQSAIELADRTARLDQNWWLPLENLTEGLQNNRYCHSLNLRASAAAVLELGGIAKGTKLAFDTDRDLSEYLATSVDDTGATIDFRERQSLHYQVFGLQPLFEAAETLEQLGFPRTTEDRQHLADAVRFLESYIKGDQVNIEFKGTLNPRDIARNKDTALKPYQIQNQPNNELKHLLEISARILPNEAWIPNSLAVVTTKYEA